The DNA window GCATCCACCCGCGCTACATGAGCTGGCCGCTGATCTCCACCGCGATCAAGTTCGGTGGCCCGTCGGTGGCCCTCGCGCTCGACAACCTGGAGCCGAACGCCTGGAAGTCCGACGCGATGAAGGCCGCCGCCGACGCGTGGCACCAGATCGTCAAGGACAAGTACATCCTGGAGGGCTCGCCCGGCCTGGACCACAAGCAGTCGCAGACGGCCTGGTGCCAGGGCAAGGCCGCCTTCATCTCCTGCGGTTCCTGGCTGGAGAGCGAGCAGAAGGACGTCACCCCGGCCGGGTTCAACATGACCATCGCGCCGACGCCGAGCCTGGGCAGCGGCGACAAGCTGCCGTTCGAGGCGATCCGGGGCACCGCCGGTGAGCCGTTCATGGTGCCGGCCAAGGCCCGCAACGTCGCCGGCGGCTTGGAGTACTTCCGCACGATGCTGTCGAAGAAGGGCGCCCAGGACTTCACCCGGAAGGTCGCCAGCCTCACCGTGGTCGCTGGCGCGACCGAGGGCGTCGAGTTGCCGTACGGGCTGACCAGCGTGGTCAAGGCCCTCGACGCGTCCGGCCAACGGGTTCAACTGGGGTGTACAACAACTACTACCGCAAGCTGGAGCGCAACCTCGTCGACGCCGCGTGTGGCGAGTTCTTCAGCGGGCGGATCGGCCCGGCGGACTTCCTCGACCAGTGCCAGAAGGGCGCCGACTCGATCGCCCAGGACACCTCGGTCAAGAAGTACAAGCGGGGCTGCGTGACACCCCGGCCGGTGGGGGCGGACCGTCCCCACCGGCCGCACCACGGGAAGTAGGTCCTCATCGTGAGACATGGCAAGTGGCCGCTGATCGTCACCTTCCTGGTGCCGCCGGTGCTGCTGTACGTCGTCTTCGTCGTGTCGCCGTACCTGCAGGCGTTTCCAGATCTCCACCACCGACTGGCTCGGCTACTCGGCCGACGCCAACTCGGTGGGCCTGGCGAACTTCAAGGCCCTGTGGCACGACGGGTACGTCTGGAACGCGTTGCAGAACAACGCGGTCCTGCTGGCCCTGGTGCCCGTGCTGACCATCGTGCTCGGGCTCTTCTTCGCCACCATGCTCGCCATGGGCGGGCGCAAGGGCCGCGCCGGGGTGACCGGGGTACGCGGCGGCGCGCTCTACCGCACGGTGTACTTCTTCCCGCAGGTGCTCTCCGTGGTGATCATCGCGCTGCTCTGGAAGGAGGTCTACCACCCGAACCAGGGCCTGCTCACCAGCGCCCTGCACGCCCTCGGCCTACCCGCGCCGACCTGGCTCGGCGACCGGCGACCGCCTTCTGGTGTGTGCTGGCGGTGCATGGTCTGGAGCAACGTCGGTTTCTACGTGGTGCTGTTCGGCGCGGCGATGTCGGCGGTGCCGAAGGAGATCTACGAGGCGGTGCTGCTCGACGGCGCGTCCCGGTTCACCACGCTGCGCCGGGTCACGCTGCCGCTGCTCTGGGACACCGTCCAGGTCGCCTGGGTCTACCTGGCCATCTTCGCCCTGGACGGGTTCATCCTCGTGCAGCTGATGACCAACGGCGGGCCGAACTTCTCCACGGACGTGATCGGCGTACGGATGTACGACACCGCCTTCGGCAGCGAGACCAAATTCGGCTATGCCTCGGCCATCGGCGTGGTGATGTTCTTCCTGACCCTCTCGGTGGCGGTGCTGTCGCTGCGGGTCGGCCGGCGCGAACGGATCGAGTTCTCGTGACCACACTGGACAAGCCCGCCCCCGCCGCCACCTCACCGACGCCGGTCGCCGGTCGGGACCGCCCCCTGCGCCGGGAACTCGGCGTGGCCAACGTCTTCTCGCACGGTTTCCTGCTGCTCTGGGGCCTGCTCACCGTTCTGCCGCTGCTGTGGATGTTCATCAGCTCGTTCAAGACCAACGGCGAGATCCTGGCCGACCCGTGGGGGCTGCCCGGGGCGCTGCACTGGGACAACTGGGAGCGGGCCTGGACCGGCGCGCACATCGGCGGTACTTCCTCAACAGCATGGTCGTGGTGGCCGGCTCGGTCAGCCTCACCATGCTGATGGGATCCACCGCCGCCTACGTCTTCGCCCGGTACGAGTTCCGCGGCCGGCAGTTCGCCTACTACCTCTTCGTCGGCGGCCTGATGTTCCCGGTGTTCCTCGCCCTGGTGCCGCTCTTCTTCGTGGTCCGCAACGCCGGCCTCTTCGGCACCTGGACCGGGTTGATCCTGGTGTACTCGGCCTACTCGCTGCCATTCACGGTGTTCTTCCTGACCGCGTTCTTCCGGACCCTGCCGACCTCGGTGGCCGAGGCCGCGATGGTCGACGGCTGCGGTCACTTCCGGCTGTTCTTTCGGGTGATGCTGCCGATGGCGCGTCCGGGACTGATCAGTGTGGCGATCTTCAACTTCCTCAGCCACTGGAACCAGTTCCTGTTACCGCAGGTGTTGATGCAGGGCGACGAGTCCAAGTGGGTGCTCGCCCAGGGGCTGTTCGCCCTCTCGGTCAGCCAGGGCTACGCCGGCGACTACGCCCGGCTCTTCGCCGGGCTGAGCATCGCCGTGCTGCCGGTGCTGGCCGTGTACGTGGGCTTCCAGCGGCAGGTGCAGACCGGGCTGACCGCGGGCCAGCTCAAGTAGGTCGCGCCGTTCTGGTCCGGCTTGACCGGTAGGAAATCTCCTACCTATTGTGGTCGGCATGACCGTGACCCACGTGCAACTCGTCTCCGTACCGGTCGCCGACCAGGACCGGGCCCGCGACTTCTACGTCGACGTTCTCGGGTTCGACCTGATCTGGGACAACCCGATGGGCCCCGACGGCGGGCGCTGGGTGCAGGTCGCGCCCCCCGGCGCCGCCACCGCCCTCACCCTGGTCACCTGGTTCCCGACCATGGCGCCCGGGTCGCTCAAGGGCCTGGTGCTGGAGACCGACGACCTGGACGCGGACGTCGCCCGACTCCGGGAACGAGGGGTGGACTTCGCCGACGGGGGCATCCGGTCCGCCCCCTGGGGCCGGTACGCCACCTTCGACGACCCGGACGGCAACGGCATCGTCCTCCAGGCGACCCGTGTCTGAGTCGGACGTCTTCGCGGCGCTGGCTAACCCGACCCGCCGCGAGCTGCTGCGGCTACTGCGCGACGGCGGCCAGCAGCCGGTGCAGCGACTCGCGGACCACTTCGACATGCGTCGGCCGAGCCTGTCCGAGCACCTCAAGGTGCTCAAGGAGGCCGGCCTCGTGGTCGAGCGGCCGGTCGGCCGGCAGCGGCTGTACGCACTGCGGCCGGAGCCGTTGCGCGAGGTCGCCGACTGGCTCAGCCCGTACGAGGCGTACTGGCGCGGTCGACTCGGTGCGCTGCGCGACGTCCTGGACGAGCTCGACGATGAGTGAGCGCGGCACCATCCGGGTGGATCAGTTCCTGCCCCACCCGCCAGCAAAGGTCTGGCGGGCGCTGACCGATCCTGATCTCATCGCGCGCTGGCTGATGCAGACCGACTTCGTGCCGGTCGTCGGCCACCGGTTCACCTTCCGCACCGACCCGCGCCCCGGATTCGACGGCATCGTGCGCTGCGAGGTGCTCGACCTGGACCCGCAACGCCTGCTGCGCTGGTCCTGGCGGGGCGGATCGCTGGACACGGTGGTGACCTGGACCCTCGCCGCCGAGGGCCGGGGCACCCGGCTCTTCCTGGAACACTCCGGCTTCGACCCGGACGACCCGCTCCAACAGCGCACCTATGCCCTGCTCGACGGCGGCTGGCGCTCGCACGTCTGGCGCCGCCTGACCAGGGTCCTCGGCGCCATCGAGTCCTAGCGCACCGCGCCTTCGCGCCGCGCGCTGCCACGGCGTCGCGTCTTGCAACCCCATGATCGTGCTCGATCCTGGAAAGAGTCCCCTCCTTGCGGCGGGAGGGGCATACATCCTGGTTCGAGCGCGATCATGCGCGGCGCCAGCGGCGCCTCGCGGCGGCGGGTGCCGCGGCGGGGCGCGGTGAAGGGGGCGCGGTGAAGGGCGGGGTCAGGGCGTGGTGGGGAAGAGGCGGGCGTGCAGGGCCGTCGGGTCGGTGACCTCGGGCAGTTCGCGGGCGGCGAGCCAGGCCGCGGCGGCGGCCCCGTCGCCGGCGGTACGCAGCGGCGCGGCCGGCCAGTGCCGGCCGACCTCGGCCCGGACGGCGGCGGCCAGCGGGGTGTCCCCGGTGAGCAGCCCGCCGCCGAGCACGACCGGTGTGACCGCCCCGGCCGGGCGGATCCGGCCCACGCTGTCGACCAGGTGCGCGGCGGCCTCGGCGACCAGCGCGGTGGCGACCGGTTCGCCGTCGGCAGCGGCGGTGACGACCAGCGGCGCCAGCCGGGCCAGCTCGATCGGGGGGCGGCGGGTCACCGTCTGGATCGTGGCGTCCACGGTGTCCCGTGGGCGGGCGGCGATCTCGGCGCTGCCCATCAGTTCGGTGAGCACCGCCGTGGCCAGCGCACCGGGGGTGCGGCCGGCGTCCAGGTCGGCGAGCAGCCGGCGGACCGACTCGCGGCCCAGCCAGAAGCCGGACCCGGCGTCGCCGAGCAGCCAGCCGTGTCCGTCGGCGACCCGGTCCAGCCGCAGGTCGCGGACCTGCGCCGTGATCGCCCCGGTGCCGGCGATGAGCACCGTGCCGTCCGGGGCGGCGGTGCCGGAGGCGTAGGCCACCAGGGCGTCGCCGTGCACGGCGTACGGGCAGCGCAGCCCGGCGTCCCGCCAGGCCCGGTCGAAGGCGGCCCGGCCGGCCGGGTCGGCGAGCAGCCGGGCCGCCCCGGCCAGCCCGATGGTGCCGGCCGCCACCCGGGTCGGGTCGACGTTGGCGAGCGCACCGCGCAGGGCCCTCAGCAGTTCTGCGGCGGCCCGTTCGGCGCCGTGGCTGGTGGGGTTGCCACCGCCGGCACGGCCGGTGCCGAGGCGCTCGCCGGTGAGGGTCAGGGCGGTCGCCCGGGTGGACGTACCCCCGACGTCGAGACCAACCACGACGGTGTCGGACATCGGCACGGCCTCCTTGCGCTGCGCGGCGATCGGGCCTGTTCATGCTGGGCGGCGCCGTCGCGCGGAGCAAGATGTGGCCGGCGCGGCGGGCTGTGCGCCAGGTAACAGTTTGAAAACTTCGCCCACAGTCTTGACATGGAGGGGCGTTCAGTAAGAAATTTTACCACTAACAGTTAACAAGCTTTTCGGAAAGGTCAGGCGTCGCATGGTTGATCACGAGGTGGACACCTCCGCGGGGACCGCGGTGGTCGACGCCGACGCGTTCGACCGGCGGGGCGCGCTCGGGTCCGCCTCCGACGGGGTGCTGGCCCGGGTCCGCAACGGGCTCGGTGAGCTGACCGGTGCGCTGCGCCGGGTCGCCGAGCACGTGCTGAGCGACCCGGAGGCCGCCGCCCGATCCACCATAGTGGAGCTGGCCGAGCGCAGCGGGACGTCCCCGGCGACCATCACCCGTTTCTGCCGGGCGATGGGCTTCGAGGGCTACGCCGACCTGCGGCTGGGCATCGCCTCCGAGACCGGCCGGGCACGCTCGGCCGGCTGGACCGTCGACATCGGTCGGGAGATCCAGCCCAGCGACCCGCTGGCCCGGGTGCTCGACCAGATCATGGCCGCCGACACCCGGGCCATGCACGACACCGCCGCGCTGCTCGACCTCGCCGAGGTGGAGCGGGCCGCGGTGGCGATCGCCGGTGCCAGCAGGGTGAACATCTTCGGCGCCAGCGGCAGCGCGCTGGTCGGCGAGGAGATGCAGTTCAGCCTGCACCGCATCGGGGTGGCCGCGTGGGCCTGGAACGACGTGCACGAGGGGCTGGCCAGCGCCGCGCTGCTGCGTACCGGAGACGTGGCGCTGGGCATCTCGCACACCGGCCAGACCCGGGAGACGATCGAGATGCTCGCCGAGGCGGGCAGCCGGGGCGCCACCACGATCGCCCTCACCGGCTTCCCCCGCTCACCTTTGGCCGAGCTGGCCGACATCGTGCTGCTCACCGCCAGCCAGGCGACCACCTTCCGGCCGGACGCGCTCTCTGCCCGCCACCCCCAGCTGGTGGTGCTCGACCTGCTCTACATCGCCGTCGCCCAGCGCACCCACGACCGCGCCCACGCGGCCTTCCGGCGTACCGCGCAGGCCGTCGACGGGCACAAGGCCGCGAAGGGAGCCCTCGCATGATCAGCGCCCAGGGGTACGCGGACGCGGTCCGCCCGGTGCTCGACCGGCTGCTCGACACCGAGGCCGACGGCATCACCCGGGCCGCCGACCTGATCGCCGGGAGCCTGCGCGCCGGCGGTGTGCTCCAGGCGTTCGGCGCCGGGCACTCCGAGGCGTTCGCCGCCGAACTGGTCGCCCGGGCCGGCGGGTTGGTCCCCACCAACCGGCTTTCGGTGCGTGACCTGGTGGTGCACGGCGACGCCCCGCCGGACGTGCTCGCCGACCCCAAGCTGGAACGCGACCCCTCCATCGCCCACCAGATCTACGCGCTCGCGGCGCCCCAGCCGCGCGACGTGTTCGTGGTGGCGTCCCAATCCGGCATCAACGGCTCGGTGGTCGAGCTGGCGGCGCTGGTCACCGAGCGCGGTCATCCGTTGATCGCGGTCACCTCGGTCGAGCACACTGCACGGGTCGCCCCGCGGCACCCGTCCGGTCGACGGCTCGCCGACCTCGCCGACGTCGTGCTGGACAACGGCGCGCCGTACGGTGATGCACTGCTGCCGCTCGAGGGCGGCGGCGCGGTCTGTGCGGTCTCCTCGGTCACCACTGCGCTGCTGGCGCAGCTGCTGACCGCGGAGGTCGTACGACGGTTCCATCAGGCCGGAGAGGTGCCCCCTATCTACCTCTCGGCCAACGTCCCCGGCGGGGACGAGCACAACATCGCCCTCGAGTCGCGGTACGCCGGGCGTCTCCGGCGCACCGCCTGACCCGAATTCCACAAGGAGAGACGACGATGTCGATTACCCCCGAGCACCCGGCCGAACTCGACCGCCGCACGGTGCTGCGTCGCGCCGCCGCCGTGGGCATGCTCGCCACGCCGGCCATCGGCCTGCTCAGCGCCTGCGCCACCAGCAGCGGTGACGAGAAGAACGAGCAGGTCTCCGGCGGCACGAAGAGCGCGGCCAACCCGCTGGGCGCCAAGGAGGACGCCCCGATCGAGGTGGTCATCTTCAACGGCGGTTACGGCGAGAAGTACGCCACCGACGTGCACGAGCCGCTCTACAAGAAGGCGTTCCCCAAGTCCGAGGTGAAGCACCAGGCGACCCAGGCGGTCTCCACGGTGCTGCAGCCGCGGTTCGCCGGCGGCAACCCGCCGGAGTTCGTCAACAACTCGGGCGAGAAGTTCCTCGACTTCGGTGCGCTCGTCAACGACGGCCAGCTGCAGGACCTCACCGAGCTGTGGGACGCGCCTTCGGTCGACGACCCGAGCAAGAAGGTCCGCGACACCGTCATCCCGGGCGTTGTCGAGCAGGGCATGTTCAACACCGCCGACGGGGGGCGCAAGCCGTTCGTCCTGTACTACGTCTCGACGGTCTACGGGATCTGGTACTCGGGCAAGCTCTTCAAGGACAACGGTTGGACCGCGCCCACCAACTGGGAGCAGTTCAAGGCGCTCTGCGAGCAGATCAAGGCCAAGGGCATCACCCCGTACGGCTACGCCGGGGCGAACGCGGCCTACTACCAGTGGAACGTGATCCTCACCCAGGCCGCGAAGATCGGCGGCACCGACGTTCTGAAGAACATCGACAACCTGGAGGACGGCGCCTGGAAGCAGGACGCTGTCAAGCAGGCCGCGGAGGCGTGGGCCGAGATCGGCGCGAAGTACTCGGACAAGAGCTTCGAGGGGCTCAAGCACACCGACGTGCAGCTGCGGCAGAACCAGGGCAAGGTCGCCTTCTACCCGTCCGGCGACTGGCTGGAGAACGAGCAGAAGAAGGACACGCCGGCGGGCTTCACCTACCAGCTCATGCCGGTGCCCAGCCTCACGGCGTCGGACAAGCTGCCGGCGGCCGCTATCCGGGCGGCCGGTGGCGAGGGATACTTCGTCTCGTCCAAGAGCAAGAACCCGCGTGGTGGCATGGAGTACATGCGCCAGATGCTCTCCAAGGCGGGCGCCCGGGGCTTCACCGAGACCGTCGGTGCGGCCACGGTCGTGCCGGCCGGCAGCGAGGGCTTCCAGTTCCCGCCGGGTGTGGCCAGCGCTCAGGCCGCGCTGAAGGCAGCCGGCAAGGACGTGTTCAACATGCTCTTCGACAACTGGTACAAGGAGCTCGACACGGAGGCGCGGACCGCCACCAACGAGCTGATGTTCGGTCGGATCAAGGCGGACGCGTTCGTGGAGCGGATCCAGAAGCGCGCCGACGCGATCAAGAAGGATTCCTCCGTCACCAAGTTCAAGCGCTGATCGGAGCGTAGGGGTCATGCGGCACGGCAAGTATCCGTTCGTGATCGGGTTCCTGTTCGCCCCGGTCACGCTGTACGTGGTCTTCGTCATCGCGCCGTACGCGCAGGCGTTCCAGATCTCGATGACCAACTGGCGGGGGCTGTCGGCCCCGCAGTGGGTGGGCTTCGACAACTACCGGAGGCTGTTCGACGACGGCAGCTTCTGGAAGGCGGTCCAGCACCACGGCGTACTGCTGCTTGCCCTGCCGCTGATCACCATCGCCATCGCCCTGTTCTTCTCGTTCCTGCTCAACGTGGGCGGCAAGAGCAGCGGCGGGCAACGCCAGGGGGTCTGGGGGGCGAAGTTCTACCGGGTGGTGTTCTTCTTCCCCCAGGTCCTGGCGGTGGCCATCATCGCGGTGCTGTTCCAGATGGTCTACCGGCCCAACGAGTCCGGTCTGATCAACGGCGTGCTGATGAAGCTCGGCTTCGATCCGGTGCTCTTCCTGATCCGGCCGAACCTGGCCCTCTGGTCGATCATCGCGGTGCTGGTCTGGCAGGCGGTCGGCTTCTACGTGGTGCTCTTCTCGGCGGGGATGGCCTCCATCCCGGGTGAGATCTACGAGGCCGCCGAGATGGACGGGGCGACCAAGGTGACGCTCTTCTTCCGGGTCACCCTGCCGCTGCTCTGGGACACCCTCCAGGTCGCCTGGGTCTACCTGGGCATCGCGGCGTTCGACGCGTTCGCCATCGTCGCGGTGCTCTCGGTGGACGGTGGCGGCCCGGACGGCGCCACGACGGTCCTGGCCATGGAGATCTACCGCAACGCCTTCGTCTACTCGAAGTACGGCTACGCCTCCGCGATGGGTGTGGCGCTCTTCTTCCTGACCCTCACGTTCGCGGCGCTGACGCTGCGGCTCACCAAGCGGGAAAGCGTGGAGTACTGATGACGCAGTCGACGCTGCCGCCGACGCCGGCGGCGCTACCGCCGAAGACCGGCGACCCGGGTGCCTCCGGCGGGCGGGGGCGGAAGAGCCCCCACTCGGAGGCGCGGCTCTTCGCCGGCCTGGGGCACATCGCGCTCGCCGTGTGGGCGGTGATCGTGATCGTGCCGATCCTCTGGACCTTCCTCGCCGCGTTCAAGAACACCACCGAGATCTTCAGCAGCCCGTGGACGCTCCCCGCGGAGCTGCGCTGGGAGAACTTCAGCCGGGCCTGGACCACCGCGCACGTCGGCCGGTACTTCATCAACAGCGTCATCGTGGTCGGATGCAGCACCTTCGGCACCATGCTGCTCGGCTCGATGGCGGCGTACGTGCTGGCCCGATACAAGTTCTGGGGCAACCGGGCGATCTACTACCTCTTCGTCTCCGGACTGGCCTTCCCGGTCTTCCTGGCCCTGGTGCCGCTCTTCTTCGTGGTGAAGAACCTGGGCCTGCTGGACACCCACACCGGGGTGGTGCTGGTCTACATCGCGTACTCGCTGCCGTTCACGATCTTCTTCCTGGCCGCGTTCTTCAAGACGCTGCCGTCGTCGGTGGCCGAGGCGGGGTTGATCGACGGCTGTGGGCACACCCGGCTGTTCTTCCAGGTCATGATGCCGATGGCGAAGCCGGGCCTGATCAGCGTCGCGATCTTCAACATCATCGGTCAGTGGGCGCAGTACCAACTTCCCCTGGTGCTGCTCAGCAACGCGAAGGACAAGTGGGTGCTCACCCAGGGCATCGCGGACATCTCAGTGAACGCCGGCTACGAGGCGGACTGGTCGGGCTTGTTCGCCGCGCTGACCATCGCCATCCTCCCGATGATCATCGTGTACGCGATCTTCCAGCGCCAGATCCAGGCCGGCCTCACCTCCGGCGCCGTGAAGTAAGGAAGGGCACCTTTAACAAGGTGCCCTTCCTTTCATCTCGGGCGCTCGTCAGCGTGGGCATGCCAGGAGTGCCACAGAGCGGCGTACGCCCCGTCAGCCGCCACGAGGTCGTCGTGGCTGCCGATCTCGGTGATCCGGCCGTCCACCAGGACGGCGACCCGGTCGGCGTCGTGGGCGGTGTTGAGCCGGTGCGCGATGGCGATGACGGTCCGCCCGACGAGCACGGCGGCCAGGGCCCGCTCGGTACGCCGGGCGGTCGTCGGATCGAGCGCGGCGGTCGCCTCGTCCAGGATCAGCGTGT is part of the Micromonospora cremea genome and encodes:
- a CDS encoding carbohydrate ABC transporter permease, translating into MGLANFKALWHDGYVWNALQNNAVLLALVPVLTIVLGLFFATMLAMGGRKGRAGVTGVRGGALYRTVYFFPQVLSVVIIALLWKEVYHPNQGLLTSALHALGLPAPTWLGDRRPPSGVCWRCMVWSNVGFYVVLFGAAMSAVPKEIYEAVLLDGASRFTTLRRVTLPLLWDTVQVAWVYLAIFALDGFILVQLMTNGGPNFSTDVIGVRMYDTAFGSETKFGYASAIGVVMFFLTLSVAVLSLRVGRRERIEFS
- a CDS encoding glyoxalase superfamily protein — encoded protein: MTVTHVQLVSVPVADQDRARDFYVDVLGFDLIWDNPMGPDGGRWVQVAPPGAATALTLVTWFPTMAPGSLKGLVLETDDLDADVARLRERGVDFADGGIRSAPWGRYATFDDPDGNGIVLQATRV
- a CDS encoding ArsR/SmtB family transcription factor, encoding MSESDVFAALANPTRRELLRLLRDGGQQPVQRLADHFDMRRPSLSEHLKVLKEAGLVVERPVGRQRLYALRPEPLREVADWLSPYEAYWRGRLGALRDVLDELDDE
- a CDS encoding SRPBCC family protein, which produces MSERGTIRVDQFLPHPPAKVWRALTDPDLIARWLMQTDFVPVVGHRFTFRTDPRPGFDGIVRCEVLDLDPQRLLRWSWRGGSLDTVVTWTLAAEGRGTRLFLEHSGFDPDDPLQQRTYALLDGGWRSHVWRRLTRVLGAIES
- a CDS encoding N-acetylglucosamine kinase gives rise to the protein MSDTVVVGLDVGGTSTRATALTLTGERLGTGRAGGGNPTSHGAERAAAELLRALRGALANVDPTRVAAGTIGLAGAARLLADPAGRAAFDRAWRDAGLRCPYAVHGDALVAYASGTAAPDGTVLIAGTGAITAQVRDLRLDRVADGHGWLLGDAGSGFWLGRESVRRLLADLDAGRTPGALATAVLTELMGSAEIAARPRDTVDATIQTVTRRPPIELARLAPLVVTAAADGEPVATALVAEAAAHLVDSVGRIRPAGAVTPVVLGGGLLTGDTPLAAAVRAEVGRHWPAAPLRTAGDGAAAAAWLAARELPEVTDPTALHARLFPTTP
- a CDS encoding MurR/RpiR family transcriptional regulator → MVDHEVDTSAGTAVVDADAFDRRGALGSASDGVLARVRNGLGELTGALRRVAEHVLSDPEAAARSTIVELAERSGTSPATITRFCRAMGFEGYADLRLGIASETGRARSAGWTVDIGREIQPSDPLARVLDQIMAADTRAMHDTAALLDLAEVERAAVAIAGASRVNIFGASGSALVGEEMQFSLHRIGVAAWAWNDVHEGLASAALLRTGDVALGISHTGQTRETIEMLAEAGSRGATTIALTGFPRSPLAELADIVLLTASQATTFRPDALSARHPQLVVLDLLYIAVAQRTHDRAHAAFRRTAQAVDGHKAAKGALA
- a CDS encoding sugar isomerase domain-containing protein — protein: MISAQGYADAVRPVLDRLLDTEADGITRAADLIAGSLRAGGVLQAFGAGHSEAFAAELVARAGGLVPTNRLSVRDLVVHGDAPPDVLADPKLERDPSIAHQIYALAAPQPRDVFVVASQSGINGSVVELAALVTERGHPLIAVTSVEHTARVAPRHPSGRRLADLADVVLDNGAPYGDALLPLEGGGAVCAVSSVTTALLAQLLTAEVVRRFHQAGEVPPIYLSANVPGGDEHNIALESRYAGRLRRTA
- the ngcE gene encoding N-acetylglucosamine/diacetylchitobiose ABC transporter substrate-binding protein; the encoded protein is MSITPEHPAELDRRTVLRRAAAVGMLATPAIGLLSACATSSGDEKNEQVSGGTKSAANPLGAKEDAPIEVVIFNGGYGEKYATDVHEPLYKKAFPKSEVKHQATQAVSTVLQPRFAGGNPPEFVNNSGEKFLDFGALVNDGQLQDLTELWDAPSVDDPSKKVRDTVIPGVVEQGMFNTADGGRKPFVLYYVSTVYGIWYSGKLFKDNGWTAPTNWEQFKALCEQIKAKGITPYGYAGANAAYYQWNVILTQAAKIGGTDVLKNIDNLEDGAWKQDAVKQAAEAWAEIGAKYSDKSFEGLKHTDVQLRQNQGKVAFYPSGDWLENEQKKDTPAGFTYQLMPVPSLTASDKLPAAAIRAAGGEGYFVSSKSKNPRGGMEYMRQMLSKAGARGFTETVGAATVVPAGSEGFQFPPGVASAQAALKAAGKDVFNMLFDNWYKELDTEARTATNELMFGRIKADAFVERIQKRADAIKKDSSVTKFKR
- a CDS encoding carbohydrate ABC transporter permease, with translation MRHGKYPFVIGFLFAPVTLYVVFVIAPYAQAFQISMTNWRGLSAPQWVGFDNYRRLFDDGSFWKAVQHHGVLLLALPLITIAIALFFSFLLNVGGKSSGGQRQGVWGAKFYRVVFFFPQVLAVAIIAVLFQMVYRPNESGLINGVLMKLGFDPVLFLIRPNLALWSIIAVLVWQAVGFYVVLFSAGMASIPGEIYEAAEMDGATKVTLFFRVTLPLLWDTLQVAWVYLGIAAFDAFAIVAVLSVDGGGPDGATTVLAMEIYRNAFVYSKYGYASAMGVALFFLTLTFAALTLRLTKRESVEY
- a CDS encoding carbohydrate ABC transporter permease is translated as MTQSTLPPTPAALPPKTGDPGASGGRGRKSPHSEARLFAGLGHIALAVWAVIVIVPILWTFLAAFKNTTEIFSSPWTLPAELRWENFSRAWTTAHVGRYFINSVIVVGCSTFGTMLLGSMAAYVLARYKFWGNRAIYYLFVSGLAFPVFLALVPLFFVVKNLGLLDTHTGVVLVYIAYSLPFTIFFLAAFFKTLPSSVAEAGLIDGCGHTRLFFQVMMPMAKPGLISVAIFNIIGQWAQYQLPLVLLSNAKDKWVLTQGIADISVNAGYEADWSGLFAALTIAILPMIIVYAIFQRQIQAGLTSGAVK